From Vigna unguiculata cultivar IT97K-499-35 chromosome 5, ASM411807v1, whole genome shotgun sequence, the proteins below share one genomic window:
- the LOC114184445 gene encoding kunitz-type trypsin inhibitor KTI1-like yields the protein MKFTTFFSLFLLCGFTSYLPSATAIVLDSDGNFLDNGGTYFIRQFILQNGGGVHSAITGNETCPLSVVQNPRSSANGLPVRISSPIKFPYIQESFILDIGFTFVAPCAPTPSTWTVVKGEGDRHPVKLTGYNNTIVGGFRIKRVSVDIGGYNLLFCPLDSPCGYVAVDLDSRRNRILVVTQEEKAAMWIQFQRVNPLPPTATATAHASA from the coding sequence ATGAAGTTTACGACCTTTTTCTCTCTGTTTCTGCTTTGTGGCTTCACCTCATACCTTCCTTCAGCTACCGCTATTGTGTTGGACAGTGATGGTAATTTTCTTGATAATGGTGGCACATACTTTATCAGGCAATTTATACTTCAAAACGGGGGTGGAGTACATTCCGCAATAACGGGAAACGAAACTTGCCCTTTGTCTGTTGTCCAAAATCCCAGGTCTTCCGCTAACGGCCTACCCGTAAGAATTTCATCCCCGATCAAATTCCCGTACATACAAGAAAGCTTTATTTTGGACATTGGGTTCACTTTTGTAGCCCCGTGTGCTCCCACTCCATCTACGTGGACTGTTGTGAAGGGTGAGGGAGATCGTCACCCTGTTAAACTTACTGGCTACAACAACACAATAGTTGGTGGGTTTAGAATTAAGAGGGTTTCGGTTGACATTGGGGGCTACAACCTCTTGTTCTGTCCTCTGGATAGTCCTTGTGGCTACGTTGCAGTTGATCTTGATTCTAGAAGAAACAGGATTTTGGTGGTGACTCAGGAAGAGAAGGCTGCCATGTGGATTCAGTTTCAGAGAGTTAACCCATTACCTCCAACTGCAACTGCAACTGCACATGCATCTGCGTGA